A stretch of Microbulbifer sp. SAOS-129_SWC DNA encodes these proteins:
- a CDS encoding FAD-dependent monooxygenase, whose amino-acid sequence MQRVPVLIIGGSLVGLSASVFLSWRGVKNVVVDKYPGSSPHPRAVGYTEHTMEFFRAVGLADRIPQIESHARLRRLRVESLAGHWIEETHWTPESAAGARSAETLSPCRGAAIAQDTLEPLLRARATELGSELQLGVELVDFHQDEGGVVAQLRERLTGRQYQIRAAYMIAADGAGSSVRERLGIRRQGRGEIQTLRSVLFRCAQADEFLRRGYQQFEIEQTDFSAFLTTYHDGRWVLMFKDDRERSEAELCSAIRRALGADMDFEILTSGRWQMAGLVAERYAEGRVFLAGDAAHQLPPTRGGFGANTGIDDAYNLAWKLQLVVNGCAAPALLDTYNEERQPIGWLRHQQTFARPDYARFGAGVADSEPLYSDAAMELGQLLRSTSIVGAGADLPAAAHPLDWAGQPGVRAPHLWIRRGGERISSVDLFTRNFTLISADRHWIEAARDVSRDLGLPIDTLLVGEDIHVDGDLGFEAAFGVTSSGASLVRPDGVVGWRSVTMVDKPQALLGDALRQMGRLL is encoded by the coding sequence ATGCAACGAGTACCGGTACTGATTATTGGCGGCAGTCTGGTGGGACTTTCCGCCTCTGTGTTTCTCTCCTGGCGGGGCGTAAAAAATGTAGTGGTGGATAAATATCCCGGCAGTTCGCCGCACCCGCGCGCCGTGGGCTACACCGAACACACGATGGAATTTTTTCGCGCCGTGGGGCTGGCCGATCGTATTCCGCAGATTGAGTCACATGCCCGCCTGCGGCGACTGCGCGTTGAGAGCCTCGCCGGCCACTGGATCGAGGAGACCCACTGGACACCCGAGTCTGCCGCCGGCGCCCGCTCGGCGGAAACCTTGTCGCCGTGTCGGGGCGCGGCCATCGCCCAGGACACGCTGGAGCCACTGCTGCGCGCGCGGGCGACGGAGCTGGGTTCGGAGCTGCAGCTGGGTGTGGAACTGGTGGATTTTCACCAGGACGAGGGCGGCGTGGTCGCGCAACTACGCGAACGGCTCACCGGCCGCCAGTACCAGATCCGCGCGGCCTATATGATCGCCGCCGATGGTGCCGGCAGCAGTGTGCGCGAGCGGCTGGGGATACGCCGGCAAGGTCGCGGTGAGATACAGACACTACGCAGTGTTCTGTTTCGCTGTGCGCAGGCGGACGAGTTCCTGCGGCGCGGCTATCAGCAGTTTGAAATCGAGCAGACAGACTTTTCCGCTTTCCTGACAACCTATCACGACGGCCGCTGGGTGCTGATGTTCAAGGATGATCGCGAGCGCAGCGAGGCAGAGCTGTGCAGCGCGATTCGCCGAGCACTGGGCGCGGATATGGACTTCGAAATCCTCACCAGCGGGCGCTGGCAGATGGCGGGCCTGGTGGCCGAACGCTACGCCGAAGGGCGCGTGTTTCTCGCCGGCGATGCCGCGCACCAGTTGCCGCCCACCCGCGGCGGCTTCGGCGCAAACACCGGAATCGATGATGCCTACAACCTGGCGTGGAAGCTGCAACTGGTGGTCAACGGCTGCGCCGCGCCGGCGCTGCTCGACACCTACAACGAGGAACGCCAGCCGATCGGCTGGTTGCGCCACCAGCAGACCTTCGCGCGTCCGGATTACGCCCGCTTCGGCGCCGGGGTGGCGGACAGCGAACCCCTGTACAGCGATGCGGCGATGGAGCTGGGTCAACTGCTGCGCTCGACGTCGATCGTCGGCGCCGGGGCGGACCTGCCGGCGGCCGCACATCCCCTGGACTGGGCCGGTCAGCCGGGCGTGCGCGCGCCCCATTTATGGATTCGCCGCGGTGGCGAGCGGATCTCCAGCGTGGATCTGTTTACCCGCAATTTCACCCTGATCTCGGCCGACCGCCACTGGATCGAAGCGGCGCGGGATGTGAGCCGGGATCTGGGCCTGCCGATCGACACACTACTGGTGGGCGAGGATATACACGTCGACGGCGACCTGGGCTTCGAGGCTGCATTCGGTGTCACTTCGAGCGGGGCCAGCCTGGTGCGACCGGATGGTGTGGTTGGCTGGCGCTCGGTGACAATGGTCGACAAACCGCAGGCGCTGCTCGGCGATGCGCTGCGGCAGATGGGTCGACTGCTGTAG
- the ybaK gene encoding Cys-tRNA(Pro) deacylase yields the protein MTPAIKALQKAKAQFRIHEYRHAPGTASYGQEAAEKLGVAPQRVFKTLVVAFDNGSCAVAVVPVNAQLGMKQIARAAGAKKAAMAEGVQVQRLTGYVLGGVSPIAQKRRLRTFIDSTAQQFDTIFVSAGRRGLEIELRPQALQRQTHAQFTDLAVSD from the coding sequence GTGACCCCGGCGATCAAGGCCCTGCAAAAGGCGAAAGCTCAGTTCCGGATTCACGAGTACAGGCACGCCCCGGGCACCGCCTCCTACGGACAGGAGGCGGCGGAAAAACTGGGGGTGGCGCCGCAGCGCGTGTTCAAGACCCTGGTGGTTGCATTCGACAACGGCAGCTGTGCAGTCGCGGTGGTTCCGGTCAATGCGCAGCTGGGGATGAAACAGATCGCGCGCGCTGCCGGCGCCAAGAAGGCCGCGATGGCCGAGGGCGTGCAGGTGCAGCGCCTGACCGGATATGTCCTCGGCGGCGTCAGTCCCATCGCCCAGAAAAGGCGCCTGCGGACATTCATCGATAGCACGGCGCAGCAGTTCGACACAATTTTTGTCAGTGCCGGGCGGCGCGGGCTGGAGATTGAACTGCGCCCGCAAGCGCTGCAGCGCCAGACCCATGCACAGTTTACCGACCTGGCGGTGAGCGACTGA
- a CDS encoding MmcQ/YjbR family DNA-binding protein has translation MDERAARAYLLSRPEAVEDFPFGPQVAVFKVKGKMFATLSVENGAARTNLKCNPDEAQALRDIFTGVLPGYHMNKKHWNTVLLDGSVPDYEIERMMDRSYGLVVKGLRKVEREALELAYGSEQVYR, from the coding sequence ATGGACGAGCGGGCAGCGAGGGCCTATCTGTTGTCCCGGCCGGAAGCGGTCGAGGACTTTCCGTTCGGCCCGCAGGTGGCAGTGTTCAAGGTGAAGGGCAAGATGTTTGCCACTCTTTCCGTTGAAAATGGCGCGGCGCGCACCAATCTCAAGTGCAACCCCGACGAGGCCCAGGCGCTGCGGGATATCTTCACCGGCGTGTTACCCGGTTATCATATGAATAAGAAGCACTGGAATACCGTGTTGCTGGACGGCAGTGTGCCGGATTACGAGATCGAACGGATGATGGACCGCTCTTATGGGCTGGTGGTAAAAGGCCTGCGCAAAGTGGAGCGCGAGGCGCTGGAGCTGGCCTACGGTAGTGAACAGGTTTATCGATAG
- a CDS encoding NUDIX hydrolase, with translation MKYCSHCGSDAVSFSIPEGDDRPRHLCGSCGAIHYINPRVIVGVLPYLGDRVLLCKRAIEPRLGLWTLPAGFMENGETSEQGALRESWEEARANIRVDDLYCVYDIPHINQVYLIYRGELLDQGHGPGPESLEVELFSEAEIPWQEIAFPIMSEALVHYWADRKTGQYPLHRGVIQRKL, from the coding sequence ATGAAATACTGCAGTCACTGCGGCAGCGATGCCGTCAGCTTTTCCATCCCCGAAGGCGACGACCGCCCCCGCCACCTGTGCGGCAGCTGTGGCGCCATTCACTACATCAATCCGCGCGTTATTGTCGGGGTGCTGCCCTACCTCGGTGACAGGGTTCTGCTGTGCAAGCGGGCAATAGAGCCGCGCCTGGGCCTGTGGACCCTGCCCGCCGGCTTTATGGAGAACGGCGAGACCAGTGAGCAAGGCGCGCTGCGGGAGTCGTGGGAGGAAGCGCGGGCCAATATCCGCGTCGACGATCTGTACTGCGTCTACGATATTCCACATATCAACCAGGTGTACCTGATCTACCGCGGCGAGCTGCTCGACCAGGGCCATGGTCCCGGGCCCGAGTCTCTGGAAGTTGAGCTGTTCAGCGAAGCGGAAATCCCCTGGCAGGAGATTGCCTTCCCGATCATGAGCGAGGCGCTGGTGCACTATTGGGCCGACCGCAAAACAGGCCAGTACCCGCTGCACCGCGGGGTGATTCAGCGCAAGCTGTAA
- a CDS encoding MbcA/ParS/Xre antitoxin family protein has translation MHKIQVAPEQALAEGFFGAAAALGLGNAELMGVLGLSRSALGRLKQSGAIDPHSKTGEIAMLLIRIYRSLVPLNGGDSANIQHFMQTPNRHLGGRPAELIQRLDGLAYTCAYLDALRGAA, from the coding sequence ATGCACAAGATTCAGGTGGCACCGGAACAGGCCCTGGCCGAGGGTTTCTTCGGCGCGGCGGCGGCCCTCGGCCTCGGCAATGCGGAGCTGATGGGTGTGCTCGGTCTCAGCCGCTCCGCACTCGGGCGTCTCAAGCAGTCCGGCGCTATCGATCCCCACTCCAAGACCGGCGAGATCGCCATGCTGCTGATCCGCATCTACCGCTCACTGGTGCCGCTGAATGGCGGTGACAGCGCCAATATCCAGCATTTTATGCAGACCCCCAACCGCCACCTGGGCGGCCGCCCGGCGGAGCTGATCCAGCGCCTCGACGGCCTCGCGTACACCTGCGCCTACCTGGACGCGCTGCGCGGCGCTGCCTGA
- a CDS encoding LysR family transcriptional regulator, which yields MQIDDWNQVHCALAVARAGTLSGAAQELGVSHSTVLRRVDSLEKTLNARLFYRHPRGYVPTEAGRLLMRAAQSMQEQLNLLVGRVCSGRQPLSGALTVCVGEELVAPMLPLLQRFQRRHQGLSLRLAGSVGECRGVAVGLCAGARPSAAGLAVQSLPRLPYSLYGARSYLRKYGALRGLDQFGGHRFISCADCAAHPALEWMEQSVPKRQLALRCGSAGQMLEAVRAGIGIAPLSVWRARAEEGLCRLLPPPAEWQRDLWLYSPRDACGNSAVRVFSAFVIDCIARLQRVHSIDEARAVAAVAGEEK from the coding sequence TTGCAGATCGATGACTGGAACCAGGTGCACTGTGCACTGGCAGTTGCGCGCGCCGGCACCCTGTCCGGTGCGGCGCAGGAATTGGGGGTTTCGCACTCGACGGTGTTGCGCCGGGTCGATTCCCTGGAAAAAACCCTGAACGCGCGCCTGTTCTACCGCCACCCGCGCGGCTACGTGCCCACCGAGGCCGGGCGCCTGTTGATGCGCGCGGCGCAATCCATGCAGGAGCAACTCAATCTGCTGGTTGGGCGCGTGTGCAGCGGCAGGCAGCCGCTCAGCGGTGCGCTGACGGTTTGCGTCGGGGAGGAACTGGTCGCGCCGATGTTGCCGCTGCTACAGCGTTTTCAGCGGCGCCACCAGGGCCTGAGCCTGCGCCTGGCCGGGAGTGTTGGCGAGTGCCGCGGCGTGGCCGTCGGCCTGTGCGCAGGCGCGCGCCCTTCGGCGGCCGGCCTCGCCGTGCAGTCGCTGCCGCGATTGCCCTACAGTCTCTATGGTGCACGCAGTTACCTGCGCAAATACGGCGCGTTGCGCGGGCTCGACCAGTTCGGCGGGCACCGCTTTATCAGTTGTGCGGATTGCGCCGCTCATCCGGCGCTAGAGTGGATGGAGCAGTCGGTGCCCAAGCGCCAGCTGGCACTGCGCTGCGGCAGTGCGGGGCAAATGCTGGAAGCCGTGCGCGCGGGCATCGGTATTGCGCCGCTGAGTGTGTGGCGGGCGCGCGCGGAGGAGGGGCTGTGCCGCCTGCTGCCGCCGCCCGCCGAGTGGCAGCGCGACCTGTGGCTGTACAGCCCGCGGGATGCCTGCGGCAATTCCGCCGTGCGGGTGTTCAGTGCTTTTGTCATTGACTGCATTGCGCGCTTGCAGCGCGTGCATTCTATTGATGAAGCCCGCGCGGTGGCGGCCGTTGCCGGTGAGGAAAAGTAA
- the trxA gene encoding thioredoxin — protein MNEYIVDVTAENAQQVLIEESMKRPVVVDFWADWCEPCKQLMPVLEKLAGEYAGQFLLAKVNADTEQMLAGQLGVRSLPTVMVLKDGQPVDGFAGAQPEKQIREMLDKYLPKPWDQKLEQGKALVAEGKLDEALPLLRQAYTESGEQPDFAKQLAAVLLEQNRVQEAETVLGKILLADQDSDYQQLMSQLELKQQAADSPEIQALQQAVEQNPDDYKSAMELAVQYSQNHRHQEALDLLLNILRNDLNFADGAAKQAYLDMVKSLGAGDPLATQYQRKLMTLLY, from the coding sequence GTGAACGAATATATTGTCGATGTAACGGCGGAGAACGCCCAGCAGGTGCTGATCGAGGAATCGATGAAGCGCCCGGTAGTGGTGGATTTCTGGGCCGACTGGTGTGAACCGTGCAAGCAGCTGATGCCGGTACTGGAAAAGCTGGCCGGCGAATACGCCGGCCAGTTCCTGCTGGCCAAGGTCAACGCCGACACCGAGCAGATGTTGGCGGGGCAGCTGGGTGTGCGCAGCCTGCCCACGGTGATGGTACTGAAAGACGGCCAGCCGGTGGATGGCTTCGCCGGCGCGCAGCCGGAGAAGCAGATCCGCGAGATGCTGGACAAGTACCTGCCCAAGCCCTGGGACCAGAAACTTGAGCAGGGCAAAGCCCTGGTGGCCGAGGGCAAGCTGGACGAGGCACTGCCGCTGCTGCGCCAGGCCTATACCGAATCTGGCGAGCAGCCGGACTTCGCCAAGCAGCTGGCGGCGGTACTGCTGGAGCAGAACCGGGTGCAGGAAGCGGAAACGGTGCTCGGCAAGATTCTGCTGGCGGATCAGGACAGCGATTACCAGCAGCTGATGTCGCAGCTGGAACTGAAGCAACAGGCTGCCGACTCGCCGGAGATCCAGGCGCTGCAGCAGGCAGTGGAACAGAACCCGGACGACTACAAGTCCGCGATGGAACTGGCCGTGCAATACAGCCAGAACCACCGCCACCAGGAGGCGCTGGACCTGCTGCTGAACATCCTGCGCAACGACCTCAACTTCGCTGACGGCGCCGCCAAACAGGCCTACCTGGATATGGTCAAGAGCCTCGGCGCCGGCGACCCGCTGGCGACCCAGTACCAGCGCAAGCTGATGACGCTGCTGTACTGA
- a CDS encoding Mut7-C RNAse domain-containing protein, whose product MIRVTFRFYRELNDFLPRDRRQCEFAREYPLPGSVKDAIENLGVPHTEVDLILANSESVNFDYRLCDGDRIGVYPMFEALDISPLQRLRPRPLRRPRFVLDCHLGRLARYLRMLGFDTLFRADYDDDTLLQISVDERRILLSRDRGLLKRRRLQRGYFVRATQPRRQIAEVVERLQLQPAMRPFSRCIACNGTLRPVPRVQVVEQLPDNTRRYFNTFFQCESCRRIYWKGSHYQRMQALVRALRA is encoded by the coding sequence ATGATCCGGGTGACGTTTCGTTTCTATCGGGAACTCAATGACTTCCTGCCGCGCGACAGGCGCCAGTGCGAGTTTGCGCGTGAATACCCGCTGCCCGGCTCGGTCAAGGACGCGATCGAGAACCTCGGCGTGCCCCACACGGAAGTGGATCTGATCCTCGCCAACAGTGAATCGGTCAATTTCGACTACCGCCTGTGCGACGGCGACCGCATCGGCGTCTACCCAATGTTCGAGGCACTGGATATTTCGCCACTGCAACGCCTGCGCCCGCGGCCATTGCGCCGCCCGCGCTTCGTGCTCGACTGCCACCTCGGGCGGCTGGCGCGCTACCTGCGCATGCTCGGTTTCGACACCCTGTTCCGCGCCGACTATGACGACGACACCCTGCTACAGATTTCCGTCGACGAGCGCCGCATTCTGCTCAGCCGCGACCGCGGCCTGCTGAAACGGCGCCGCCTGCAACGGGGCTATTTCGTGCGTGCGACACAACCGCGCCGGCAGATTGCCGAGGTGGTGGAACGCCTGCAGCTGCAGCCGGCTATGCGCCCTTTCAGCCGCTGTATCGCCTGCAACGGCACTCTGCGGCCGGTACCGCGGGTACAGGTAGTGGAACAACTACCGGACAACACCCGCCGCTATTTCAACACCTTCTTCCAGTGTGAAAGCTGCCGGCGTATCTACTGGAAAGGTAGCCATTACCAGCGCATGCAGGCCCTGGTGCGGGCATTGCGCGCCTGA
- a CDS encoding YqfO family protein has product MYKLCIYIPATHVETVKQALFAAGAGRIGDYDCCCWQVKGQGQFRPLDGSQPFIGQAGTVEQVEEYRVEMVCADNLVDAVLVALRSAHPYEEPAFDLWRLDERCG; this is encoded by the coding sequence ATGTACAAACTCTGTATCTACATCCCGGCAACCCATGTCGAAACGGTCAAGCAGGCGCTGTTTGCCGCCGGGGCCGGTCGTATCGGCGACTACGATTGCTGCTGCTGGCAGGTGAAAGGGCAGGGCCAGTTCCGACCGCTGGACGGCAGCCAGCCGTTTATCGGCCAGGCGGGCACCGTAGAACAGGTGGAGGAATACCGGGTGGAAATGGTCTGCGCCGACAACCTGGTGGATGCGGTGCTGGTAGCGCTGCGTAGCGCGCACCCGTACGAGGAGCCGGCGTTTGACCTGTGGCGGTTGGACGAGCGCTGCGGTTAA
- a CDS encoding FMN-binding glutamate synthase family protein: MVRRGFYVFAVLAPLLTAAWALIWPPAWWLLALVIALVAVGNYDIYSRHNVLYNYPVIGHLRYLLEFVRPELRQYFFESETSGRPFDREQRDIVDARADGRPDTAAFGTVQELESSGFEFARHSLAVKEVDSAAERVTFGGPQCQHPYLASRLNISAMSFGSLSANAIRALNRGAALGGFAHNTGEGGLSPYHLEYGADVIWELGTAYFGCRTKNGRFDAGEFAEKAAHDQVKMIEIKLSQGAKPSHGGLLPAAKITEEIARIRDIDMGVDCLSPPTHTEFDSPIGLLQFVARVRELAGGKPVGFKLCLGRRDEFLGICKAMHESGIRPDFITVDGAEGGTGAAPIEFSDRLGSYINDALPFVHNALVGSGVRDDLRIIASGKVAMGFDMVIKHALGANACNAARPFMFAIGCIQARRCHTNKCPTGITTMDPHRTRAVDVMAKGERVRNFHRGTLDTFLSLTGALGCSHPDQLSPELIYRRAPDGAARSCAEIYPLVQPGQFLGGEVPPEYAHDWQSASADRF, encoded by the coding sequence ATGGTGCGCAGGGGCTTTTACGTCTTTGCGGTGCTCGCGCCGCTGCTAACGGCGGCGTGGGCCCTGATCTGGCCGCCGGCCTGGTGGCTGCTGGCGCTGGTGATCGCCCTGGTCGCAGTCGGCAATTACGATATCTATTCCCGCCACAACGTGCTCTACAACTACCCGGTGATCGGCCACTTGCGCTACCTGCTGGAATTTGTGCGGCCGGAGCTGCGCCAGTATTTTTTTGAATCGGAGACCAGCGGCAGGCCATTCGACCGCGAGCAGCGGGATATCGTCGATGCCCGCGCCGATGGCCGGCCGGATACGGCCGCTTTCGGTACGGTGCAGGAACTGGAATCCAGCGGTTTCGAATTTGCCCGACACTCGCTGGCGGTGAAGGAGGTCGATTCCGCCGCCGAGCGGGTTACCTTCGGCGGGCCGCAGTGCCAGCACCCCTACCTTGCGTCGCGCCTGAATATCTCGGCGATGAGCTTTGGCTCCCTATCTGCCAATGCCATTCGCGCGTTGAACCGCGGCGCCGCCCTTGGCGGCTTTGCCCACAATACCGGTGAGGGCGGGCTAAGCCCCTATCACCTGGAATACGGCGCGGATGTTATCTGGGAGCTGGGGACCGCCTATTTCGGCTGCCGCACGAAGAACGGGCGTTTCGATGCCGGCGAGTTTGCCGAAAAGGCGGCGCACGATCAGGTGAAGATGATCGAGATCAAGCTGTCCCAGGGGGCCAAACCCTCGCATGGCGGTCTGCTGCCGGCGGCCAAGATTACCGAAGAAATCGCCCGTATTCGCGATATCGATATGGGGGTGGATTGCCTGTCCCCGCCCACGCATACGGAGTTCGACTCACCGATCGGGTTGCTGCAGTTTGTGGCGCGGGTGCGCGAGCTCGCCGGCGGCAAGCCGGTCGGTTTCAAGTTGTGCCTCGGGCGTCGCGACGAATTCCTGGGGATCTGCAAGGCGATGCACGAGAGCGGGATCCGCCCGGACTTTATCACCGTGGATGGTGCCGAAGGCGGCACCGGTGCGGCGCCAATCGAGTTTTCTGATCGGCTGGGCAGCTACATCAACGACGCGCTGCCGTTCGTGCACAATGCGCTGGTCGGCAGCGGGGTGCGCGACGATCTGCGCATAATCGCCAGCGGCAAGGTGGCCATGGGCTTCGATATGGTGATCAAGCACGCGCTCGGCGCCAACGCCTGCAACGCTGCGCGGCCGTTTATGTTCGCGATCGGCTGTATCCAGGCGCGGCGTTGCCACACCAACAAATGCCCCACCGGCATTACCACCATGGATCCACACCGCACCCGCGCGGTGGATGTCATGGCCAAAGGGGAGCGGGTGCGCAATTTCCACCGCGGCACTCTCGATACCTTCCTGAGCCTGACCGGGGCGCTGGGCTGCTCGCATCCGGACCAGCTGTCGCCGGAACTGATTTATCGCCGCGCGCCAGACGGTGCCGCGCGGAGCTGTGCCGAGATCTACCCGCTGGTGCAGCCGGGCCAGTTCCTTGGCGGCGAAGTACCACCGGAATATGCGCACGACTGGCAGTCGGCGTCCGCCGACCGTTTCTGA
- a CDS encoding acyltransferase — translation MSYPRSAQRLYGLDSLRALAIIVVLIYHYRVVVSREPLFGFMSELGWAGVDLFFVLSGYLIGNQVLGALARNEDFSLRRFYARRFFRTLPNYYVVLALCLLVPALNGKDTAPLWSFLSFTQNLAMRPGETFTHSWSLCIEEQFYLLFPLAALLLLRRFRSPLAGWVVLAVGSLAAMALRMVMLERHGGADIGALDYYQYIYYTSVTRFDELLPGIAIALLKNFHRDTFARLLEHGQKLLLVGIALVAFAFYGFQNYWYRGGIGVDTFWTTCGYSLLTWGFALLVLSALSPKSWLHRARIPGAASIAVWSYALYLIHKPLFKLLKEPVGDAGFSVDGYAGMAIILAVSITAGWLLFRTVETPFMRMRSRLVPSNVRAPAPVTAAVSG, via the coding sequence ATGTCGTATCCCCGTTCCGCCCAGCGCCTCTACGGCCTGGATAGCCTGCGCGCACTGGCCATCATTGTCGTGCTGATCTATCACTACCGCGTTGTCGTCAGCCGGGAGCCACTGTTCGGGTTTATGAGTGAACTGGGGTGGGCCGGCGTGGATCTGTTTTTTGTCCTGAGCGGCTATCTGATCGGCAACCAGGTGCTGGGTGCGCTGGCCCGCAATGAAGACTTTTCCCTGCGGCGTTTCTACGCGCGGCGGTTTTTCCGCACCCTGCCCAACTATTACGTCGTGCTGGCGTTGTGCCTGCTGGTACCGGCACTGAACGGCAAGGACACGGCGCCGCTGTGGTCTTTCCTGAGTTTTACCCAGAATTTAGCCATGCGCCCGGGTGAGACTTTTACCCACTCCTGGTCGCTATGTATCGAAGAGCAGTTTTACCTGCTGTTTCCACTCGCGGCACTGCTATTGCTGCGACGCTTCCGCTCGCCACTTGCCGGCTGGGTGGTGCTGGCGGTCGGCAGCCTGGCGGCGATGGCACTGCGCATGGTGATGCTGGAACGCCACGGCGGTGCCGATATCGGTGCGCTGGATTACTACCAGTACATCTACTACACCAGCGTGACCCGCTTTGATGAACTACTGCCGGGGATTGCGATTGCGCTGTTGAAAAACTTTCACCGCGATACCTTCGCGCGTTTGCTGGAGCACGGACAAAAGCTGTTGCTGGTCGGTATTGCCCTGGTCGCGTTCGCGTTTTACGGTTTCCAGAATTACTGGTATCGCGGTGGCATCGGTGTGGATACCTTCTGGACCACCTGCGGATACAGCCTGCTGACCTGGGGGTTTGCACTGCTGGTGCTGTCCGCACTGTCGCCCAAATCCTGGCTGCATCGCGCGCGGATTCCCGGTGCCGCGAGCATTGCGGTCTGGTCCTACGCGCTATATCTGATTCACAAACCGTTGTTCAAGCTCCTGAAAGAACCGGTCGGTGATGCCGGATTCAGTGTCGACGGCTACGCCGGTATGGCGATTATTCTGGCTGTCAGTATTACCGCCGGCTGGCTGCTGTTCCGCACTGTGGAAACCCCGTTTATGCGTATGCGCAGCCGCCTGGTCCCGTCGAATGTGCGCGCTCCCGCGCCGGTAACCGCCGCGGTATCGGGTTGA
- a CDS encoding RES family NAD+ phosphorylase, with protein MGIWEESGGAQHLRPLDGQCWRVVESQRQAATVSITDSLESQAVLEELLEQHSKPPLPPAADRLHYLLGAPFRYPPLPWGSRFGRRFEAGICYGAVQLPTALAECAFYRFVYLDGMQTPPPNRIDAQHTAFTLRYRAERAVLLQQPPFDRYPSLRSATSYRDSQALGSALRDHRVQLAQYTSARDANAGINVAIFDPAAVASHRPSRHTPVYSQATVDQVDFKVASRLYRFRRGQFAVDGRLPLPPA; from the coding sequence GTGGGTATCTGGGAGGAGAGCGGCGGCGCACAGCATCTGCGCCCACTGGACGGCCAGTGCTGGCGGGTGGTCGAGAGCCAGCGCCAGGCGGCCACGGTATCCATCACCGACAGCCTGGAGAGCCAGGCGGTGCTGGAAGAATTACTGGAACAACACAGCAAGCCGCCGCTGCCACCGGCGGCCGACAGGCTGCACTACCTGCTCGGAGCGCCGTTTCGCTACCCACCGCTGCCCTGGGGCTCGCGCTTCGGTCGCCGCTTCGAGGCAGGTATTTGCTACGGGGCGGTACAGCTGCCGACGGCGCTGGCGGAATGCGCCTTCTACCGTTTCGTCTACCTGGACGGCATGCAGACCCCGCCGCCCAATCGCATCGATGCCCAGCACACCGCCTTCACCCTGCGTTACCGCGCAGAGCGCGCCGTGCTGCTGCAACAGCCGCCGTTTGATCGCTACCCGTCGCTCCGCTCCGCCACCAGTTACCGCGACAGTCAGGCGCTCGGCTCGGCGCTGCGCGATCACCGGGTGCAGCTGGCGCAATACACCTCGGCCCGCGATGCCAATGCCGGTATCAACGTGGCCATCTTCGATCCGGCTGCGGTGGCGAGCCACCGCCCGTCGCGACACACGCCGGTTTACTCCCAGGCCACCGTCGACCAGGTCGACTTCAAAGTGGCCAGCCGCCTGTACCGCTTTCGGCGCGGCCAGTTTGCCGTCGATGGCCGGCTGCCGCTGCCGCCGGCCTGA